The nucleotide sequence AGCTTTTTATCGGTGTTTTATCACTAACTCTCACTGTAGCAACACATGCCAACAGTGCTGACAATATAATCAACGAAATCCAAAAATTTGAGTCAGAGAAAGACCCAAAATGTTACGCAACTGCGAGCCGGCTTGAAGACTTTATGTTTGGTACGCCGCTCTCAGATTCTGCCCGTTTTGAAAAAAATGCATTAGCTAAACAACTCACATTAGAAGTCTGGCAACAATCAGCTCAGAATCGTTCAATAACAGGCTCCTCACCTTTGACTGCCCAGGAAATTGAACCGGTTTTGAATGAGCTTTTCCGCGTAACAATAAATAGCAATGGCCACTACAAATTAATATTCTCAGATAATGATTCCGTTGTTATTCATAAAGACGACTTACGTCAATATGGGTCTATCGCTTATTCATTAAGAGCTATCCTGGCTGCTCAGCAAGTAATGATGCTCGAAGGTGACATCAATACTCCTGTTCTCTCTAAGGAAGCCGTTGAGGTACTAAAAAAACACCTCGACCTGTTAAGTCTTTCCGCTTTAAAACTCGCAGACCATCAGGCACGAAAAAATAACGATCCCGAAATTTCTAAGGATCTGGTCGCTAGATTATGGAAAGAACTGGTGAATCTGAAAAAGTCAGATCGGGTTCTCAAAGAAAATACAGACAAGACTCTAATAAAACAGGTAATTGCTCAAAAGGTTGCTTCTTATAAAAAATACAACCAGGTATCTAGCCAACTCTTTGTACGTAATCTTCAGGTTTTTTATGCACGCCAGAGTTGGCCTGAGAATCCAGATAAAGCCAGGCTCTTTCAACATTATTTTACGGAAGCATTGATTCAGTTTTCAGCATCTCTCTACGAGGGAAGCAGCGGGTTGGCTAAAAAAAATAATCATGCTGTTATTCAGGAATCTGATGTCTTTGAGTTTAGTCAGAGATTTATGCCGCACATTATCAATGAATATGAAGATGCTGCATTTTTCCCGCGACTACCTTACGAGCAGCAGGTCTACCTGGAAGCTTATGACATGGATTCTTTCAGAGATTCCGGCATACATTGGAAATACCTTCAATATGCACTTGAAGATAAAACTCTGGAAACTGCATTAACTTCAGACCCATTTGCCATGGAGCTTCTCACTGAAAACATTGCTGTTTATGGAGTATTGATGCTTCGGATAGCAGGCCAAGTATCAAAAGAGAGGTCGGGCAGCGGCCGTCTTGATCCTCAGGATCTGGTTGATGCAATTAAAATCATTCAAAAACGAACTAATGATAATAATCAATCGACTGCCGTAGAAAGCATTGCATCCATATATTCAAGCTCTGGCAGCTCCGAAAAACCAGGTAGCACCACTAGTTTCCGGGATGTTACGACTGAACAGGGAATTAACTTTGAACACAGATCATCAGACTGGCTGAATCGCTTGTTGCGCAGCTATCTCAAAAAGTCTGACGGTGTTGGAAATATCAGTATCCCTCCCGCTTTTGGTGGCGCGGGAATCGCTTCCGAAGACATTGATGGTGATGGCGACCATGACTTATTACTATTAAGCGGCTCCGGCAATAAACTCTATGAAAACCGAAATGGAAAATTTTTTGATATATCGAGACGCTCTGGTTTTATGGTTTCAGGGAAACCTGGAGAACCACGCCAGCCGATCATTGCCGATCTTGATAACGATGGCGACCAGGACATTCTGATTACCTTTGCCAACGAACCTCATCATATATATGAAAATCTGGGTAATGCCCGATTCAAGCGATTAACAGGTTCCCCGCTCGGTGGAGAAGGGCTTGTTGGTGGGCCCGCAACAGTATTTGATGCCAATGGCGATGGCTTATTAGATGTATTTATTACCTACTTTGGTAATTATCCGAAAGGTATACTGCCTACTCTCGCGAGACGAAATGAAAATGGCTTACCGGATCAACTCTGGATAAACCAGGGTGATCTGACGTTTGATATATCTCCGGAATCAGGGCTGGAAAATGTAGGTTGGGGCCAGGCAGTTACTCACACAGACCTTAATAATGATGGACTGCAGGATGTCATTGTCGGCAATGACTTTGGTGTAAATGCTTATTACATCAATCAAGGGAATGGAAAGTTCATCGATAAATCTCAAACATTAAAAACTAATAAACCATCATATACCATGGGCATTGGTCTGGCCGACCTTAATAATGACCAGATACCCGAAGTGTATATCTCTAACATTGTTACCATGAATAAAGATGAAAGTTATGTTTTGCCCGGTGAATCAACGGAGATGAAATTCAACCCAGATAAGCTAGCAGAAATGAGGGTTGTAGAAGCAAATGATTTATTTGTTTCTACAAACGGTCACTACATAAACTCCGATTTGGTTGGGCGTGGGTATCACTCTACAGGATGGTCCTGGGGTGCTGACTTCTTTGATTATGACAATGATACCGATATGGATCTGTATGTGACTAATGGCATGAACGAGTTTAACTTATACAGCAGCCAAAACCCTGAATTCACAGATCAATACGGACAAGAAAAAAATATTTATATCCCTGTGTCTGAAAAAGAAACTAATGTATTTTTTGAAAACAATGGTGGAAAACTAAACAATCTTACAGAACGGAGTGGCCTTAACTATCTCGGAAATTCGCGAGCAGCCACTTATTTAGACTGGAATAACGATGGTAAGTTAGATGTCGCTCTGGGTAACTACCATGGCAAGGTTCATCTATATCAGAATCAAACAAAAAATAGTAATAATTGGTTGGCAGTTAAGTTGATTGGCTCAGAAAAATCCCTGTCTAATCGTGATGCTATTGGGGCAAGGATCATACTTACACTTGAAAATGGACAAAAGCTATGGCGTGAAGTCCATGGCTCTGTTGCTTATATGACAGTCCATCCAAAACAGCAATATTTTGGTTTAGGAAGATTTACTCAGGCAACCTTAGAGGTTCGATGGCCTAATGGGGATGTCAGCACCCATCCTGTAAAGCAGGTGAATCAAAAAATCACCATCAAACAAGGTGACCTTAAGTGAAAGCATTATTACTTATTAGTCTTTTTTTGCTTTCCCAGCCAATTCTGGCTTTGAAACCACCTGTTGGCATTATTCCAGATGTAGAGGATTGGAACGCCTGGACTAAAAATAGCGATATTTCCGAGGGGTATATTAATGCACTGGTGTTGTCTGAATCACCTTATTTAAAGCAACATGCCAATAACCCAATCAACTGGACAACACTGCCTCTCCCCGAGAATGAGGATAAATTGTTATTCATCTCAATTGGTTATGCTTCGTGTCACTGGTGTCATCAAATGAACAAGCATACGTTCATGAGTGAAAGAGTGGCTAAGATACTCAATGAGCATTACATATCAGTAAAGGTTGATCGTGATGAATATCCGGTTTTTGATTACCACTACTTACAAATACAGCAGGCTGTACTGGGTGAAGGGGGCTGGCCAATCAGTATCATTGCTCTGCCTGATGGATCTCCAGTATGGGTAGGCAGTTTTGCAGATGCTAATGAAATGATAAATACAGCCACCCGATTCGCAAGAATATGGACTGTTCAAGCGGGTATGTTGCTATCACAAGCCGAAAATATTAAATCGATATCAACATTACCGCCAATAGGATCTAAAAAAAATAGTTTCCGTGATCATTTCCTGAGTACCAGAGACAAACAGAATGCCGGCAAAGAGGGGAAGGTTAAATTTCCAGATGAAGGTGAACTGTTATACATGCTCTCACATTTATCAAATGAACACGGAAGAACTGATCAGAGCATTAAAAAAAATCTTATCAGTCATTTAGACACCTTAGCCCAATCACCATTATTCGATGGAGTTAACGGTGGGTTTTATCGTTATGCGACCCAACCAGACTGGAGTATTCCTCATTTTGAAAAGATGCTTTACAACCAGGCTCAGTTATTAGCAATTTACTCAGAAGCCTACCAAAAGCTTGGCAACCCACTCTATAAGCAGGTTGCTATCAGAATATTTGAATTTCTTCAAACGAATATGCTGAGAGAAGATGGACTCTATAAAACATCCGTCAATGCCGACTGGCAAGGCAAAGAAGGGGGCTATTACCTCTGGGATAAATCTGAACTCAATACCATAGGGGTAAATAACCATATTTCAGCTGTTGGTGAAAAATGGCAGTATCATGGTATTGATAAGCAACCTTCGCTGCTAAAGCTACAGAATCACAGAGAAAATCCCGA is from Bacterioplanoides sp. SCSIO 12839 and encodes:
- a CDS encoding thioredoxin domain-containing protein gives rise to the protein MKALLLISLFLLSQPILALKPPVGIIPDVEDWNAWTKNSDISEGYINALVLSESPYLKQHANNPINWTTLPLPENEDKLLFISIGYASCHWCHQMNKHTFMSERVAKILNEHYISVKVDRDEYPVFDYHYLQIQQAVLGEGGWPISIIALPDGSPVWVGSFADANEMINTATRFARIWTVQAGMLLSQAENIKSISTLPPIGSKKNSFRDHFLSTRDKQNAGKEGKVKFPDEGELLYMLSHLSNEHGRTDQSIKKNLISHLDTLAQSPLFDGVNGGFYRYATQPDWSIPHFEKMLYNQAQLLAIYSEAYQKLGNPLYKQVAIRIFEFLQTNMLREDGLYKTSVNADWQGKEGGYYLWDKSELNTIGVNNHISAVGEKWQYHGIDKQPSLLKLQNHRENPDVDSRGITGLNGLVLWALTKAEGIGISNARTAANRLANTLMNERIKSSGDIYRICYQKKECMKAEIDDIAYITLGLSAYSHLDTKLKTLAEKLYDQNLENISTSNRYTLEDHESISPLSAIVMAASLLEKPLTFNLLSIPEEIASASYIGAKFLYMKNYSLSYFAQDQGIILVMDSISDSKIHLLLNEGWHVNSSKPLQDYLIPTKLTGVNAQVDYPEGNSLKMSFSDELLSLYEGVVTININNFSIKKGSDPKLKLQACNDRLCLPPENINLKK
- a CDS encoding CRTAC1 family protein, with amino-acid sequence MLYQLFIGVLSLTLTVATHANSADNIINEIQKFESEKDPKCYATASRLEDFMFGTPLSDSARFEKNALAKQLTLEVWQQSAQNRSITGSSPLTAQEIEPVLNELFRVTINSNGHYKLIFSDNDSVVIHKDDLRQYGSIAYSLRAILAAQQVMMLEGDINTPVLSKEAVEVLKKHLDLLSLSALKLADHQARKNNDPEISKDLVARLWKELVNLKKSDRVLKENTDKTLIKQVIAQKVASYKKYNQVSSQLFVRNLQVFYARQSWPENPDKARLFQHYFTEALIQFSASLYEGSSGLAKKNNHAVIQESDVFEFSQRFMPHIINEYEDAAFFPRLPYEQQVYLEAYDMDSFRDSGIHWKYLQYALEDKTLETALTSDPFAMELLTENIAVYGVLMLRIAGQVSKERSGSGRLDPQDLVDAIKIIQKRTNDNNQSTAVESIASIYSSSGSSEKPGSTTSFRDVTTEQGINFEHRSSDWLNRLLRSYLKKSDGVGNISIPPAFGGAGIASEDIDGDGDHDLLLLSGSGNKLYENRNGKFFDISRRSGFMVSGKPGEPRQPIIADLDNDGDQDILITFANEPHHIYENLGNARFKRLTGSPLGGEGLVGGPATVFDANGDGLLDVFITYFGNYPKGILPTLARRNENGLPDQLWINQGDLTFDISPESGLENVGWGQAVTHTDLNNDGLQDVIVGNDFGVNAYYINQGNGKFIDKSQTLKTNKPSYTMGIGLADLNNDQIPEVYISNIVTMNKDESYVLPGESTEMKFNPDKLAEMRVVEANDLFVSTNGHYINSDLVGRGYHSTGWSWGADFFDYDNDTDMDLYVTNGMNEFNLYSSQNPEFTDQYGQEKNIYIPVSEKETNVFFENNGGKLNNLTERSGLNYLGNSRAATYLDWNNDGKLDVALGNYHGKVHLYQNQTKNSNNWLAVKLIGSEKSLSNRDAIGARIILTLENGQKLWREVHGSVAYMTVHPKQQYFGLGRFTQATLEVRWPNGDVSTHPVKQVNQKITIKQGDLK